The Geothrix sp. genome window below encodes:
- a CDS encoding zinc-ribbon domain-containing protein, whose amino-acid sequence MDKCRTLAKARGGACLSDQYGGVKVNLLWRCSDGHKWEATPANVQSGSWCPQCSGGLKEEFCRAALESLTGKAWPKARPAWLVNERGGRMELDGYCKDIGVAYEYQGEQHFSEVKHFRSGEFALALRMADDQRKRDLCHAHGIKLIEVHHSVRLDEMLPYLAITLSEKTGVIVRIPEGLTVDSMGYDRGFLDGLRVLARERGGDCLSSSYGGGMTNVRWRCAEGHDWEATPANVQRGSWCPYCQGFKVWSPGQTEAQARLTECQTIAKERGGLCLSETYIEQRGKLRWQCSEGHNWDAKTVEIKKGSWCPFCVGKKVWSPGQTESDARLEECRSIAKTQGGDCLSSEYVNRTLNLQWRCSNGHEWEATPSNIKRGSWCPICARDAQRGSIEECNSIARSRGGMCVSTEYLDALSKVRWRCSQGHEWDAKPNSVKRGSWCPTCWNKNRGRASREGWATRRERQEP is encoded by the coding sequence TTGGATAAATGCCGTACCCTTGCCAAGGCGCGTGGTGGAGCTTGCCTTTCGGATCAATACGGTGGTGTGAAGGTAAATCTTTTGTGGCGCTGTAGCGATGGACACAAATGGGAAGCGACCCCGGCAAATGTGCAAAGCGGTTCGTGGTGTCCGCAATGTTCTGGTGGATTGAAAGAGGAATTTTGTCGTGCAGCCCTTGAATCCCTGACGGGAAAAGCCTGGCCGAAGGCGAGACCGGCTTGGCTTGTGAACGAACGCGGTGGGCGCATGGAACTGGACGGTTATTGCAAGGATATCGGAGTGGCCTATGAATATCAGGGCGAACAACATTTCAGTGAAGTGAAACACTTCCGCAGTGGGGAATTCGCACTGGCACTTCGCATGGCTGATGATCAACGCAAGCGTGACCTGTGTCATGCGCATGGCATCAAGTTGATCGAAGTCCACCACAGCGTTCGCCTTGACGAAATGTTGCCGTATCTTGCAATTACACTTTCGGAAAAAACGGGTGTAATTGTTCGGATTCCAGAAGGTCTGACCGTTGATTCAATGGGCTACGATCGTGGTTTTCTTGACGGACTCCGCGTGTTGGCCAGAGAGCGTGGTGGGGACTGCCTTTCCTCGTCATATGGTGGCGGAATGACAAACGTGCGTTGGCGATGCGCCGAAGGTCATGATTGGGAAGCGACCCCGGCCAACGTCCAACGGGGTTCGTGGTGCCCATATTGTCAGGGGTTCAAAGTCTGGTCACCCGGACAGACCGAAGCACAAGCGCGGCTGACAGAATGCCAAACTATTGCAAAAGAACGTGGTGGGTTATGTCTATCTGAAACATACATTGAACAGCGTGGAAAACTTCGCTGGCAATGTTCAGAAGGACATAATTGGGATGCGAAGACGGTTGAGATAAAAAAGGGGTCCTGGTGCCCCTTCTGTGTGGGAAAGAAGGTGTGGTCGCCTGGGCAAACAGAATCTGATGCCAGGTTGGAGGAATGCCGATCAATTGCCAAAACGCAAGGTGGCGACTGCCTTTCGTCTGAATATGTAAACAGAACATTGAACCTGCAATGGCGTTGTTCTAATGGACATGAATGGGAAGCAACGCCATCGAACATCAAACGAGGTTCATGGTGTCCTATTTGTGCGCGCGATGCACAGCGCGGCTCAATCGAGGAATGCAATTCAATTGCGCGCAGTCGCGGTGGAATGTGTGTTTCGACTGAATATCTTGATGCTCTTAGCAAGGTCCGTTGGCGCTGCTCTCAGGGCCACGAATGGGATGCAAAACCAAATAGCGTTAAGCGGGGATCATGGTGTCCAACCTGTTGGAACAAGAATCGAGGCCGGGCCAGTCGGGAAGGGTGGGCCACGCGCCGAGAACGACAGGAACCATAA
- a CDS encoding DUF2357 domain-containing protein: MSKARIDLRLPDGEVFQLHPATDPVPEGRLAEGMDVHLVTTHPPETDVYALQLSLNDQPLVCIAKSPTCAWWPWSIGFHAGTAELKLVSPGEAPLQVTVTTDPATAKLTRDDYLKMIGDIIDDSLAIASIAGHKVGFDRGLDRPPEIARFEYLSRWFSRMEHAVREIDRAPWLNGERHQKMVPFGHGGITTPMALARALRSAKRLPDAELDRLEPSVRKVIDRLGGRYPEMVSRTILQTDNRRREHSDMLAVLHMWQGFLARVQKSLDRLERERRPAPPLMRKRVTGMLQRLMRLTTLPLFDGVKPTYGGIQTSHVFRRVPAYRTFHETYRAFMAGIGDIAGDFMDIPVNRTYDLYEFWSFLRILRAASGLLGAEGWKETLEDRMSQGCLTVKLDAKPFKFGPYRLTFQPTYGEIWKVPAPAVGSYSRPMNPDIAIDVEAPGKWVPTVILDAKYRVEQALDSAIASTHMYKDALVMARAGGVMEHPIRSAFLLTPNREVRDRGAEWRESDSPEVFFQKGYHREYRFGAISMRPGMGVSQVQELLASVLPPIPA, from the coding sequence ATGAGCAAGGCCAGGATCGACCTTCGCCTTCCGGATGGCGAAGTGTTCCAGCTCCACCCGGCCACCGATCCGGTGCCGGAAGGGCGGTTGGCGGAGGGCATGGATGTCCACCTGGTCACCACCCATCCCCCGGAAACGGACGTCTACGCCCTGCAACTGTCCCTCAATGACCAGCCACTGGTCTGCATCGCGAAGTCGCCGACCTGCGCGTGGTGGCCATGGTCCATCGGATTCCACGCCGGGACTGCCGAACTGAAGCTGGTCAGTCCCGGCGAAGCCCCGCTGCAGGTGACGGTCACGACCGACCCCGCCACGGCGAAGCTGACGCGGGATGACTACCTGAAGATGATCGGGGACATCATCGATGATTCCCTGGCGATCGCGTCGATCGCGGGACACAAGGTCGGCTTCGATCGCGGTCTGGACCGCCCTCCCGAGATCGCCAGGTTTGAATACCTCAGCCGCTGGTTCAGCAGGATGGAACACGCTGTCCGAGAGATTGACCGCGCCCCGTGGCTGAACGGGGAACGGCATCAGAAGATGGTCCCGTTCGGACATGGCGGGATCACCACGCCCATGGCCCTGGCAAGGGCGCTGCGAAGCGCCAAGCGCCTACCGGACGCGGAACTGGACCGCCTTGAACCGTCCGTCCGGAAGGTGATCGATCGTCTTGGTGGGCGTTACCCCGAAATGGTCTCCCGGACCATCCTCCAGACCGACAACAGGCGCCGTGAGCATTCCGATATGCTCGCCGTGCTTCACATGTGGCAGGGATTCCTGGCCAGGGTGCAGAAGTCCCTTGATCGGCTGGAGAGGGAACGCCGCCCGGCACCACCGTTGATGCGCAAGCGCGTCACGGGCATGCTCCAGCGCCTGATGCGGCTGACCACCCTGCCGCTGTTCGATGGGGTCAAGCCGACCTACGGCGGCATCCAGACCAGCCACGTCTTCCGTAGGGTTCCGGCCTACCGGACCTTCCATGAGACCTATCGGGCCTTCATGGCGGGCATCGGGGACATCGCCGGCGACTTCATGGACATCCCCGTCAACCGGACCTACGACCTCTATGAGTTCTGGTCCTTCCTTCGGATCCTCCGGGCGGCATCCGGACTGCTTGGCGCGGAAGGCTGGAAGGAGACCCTGGAGGACCGGATGTCCCAGGGCTGCCTCACCGTCAAACTGGACGCGAAACCCTTCAAGTTCGGCCCCTACCGGCTGACCTTCCAGCCGACCTATGGGGAGATCTGGAAGGTCCCGGCCCCCGCGGTGGGAAGCTATTCCCGCCCCATGAACCCGGACATCGCGATCGACGTGGAAGCCCCTGGCAAGTGGGTCCCGACGGTGATCCTGGACGCGAAATACCGGGTGGAACAGGCGCTGGATTCCGCCATCGCCTCCACCCACATGTACAAGGACGCCCTGGTCATGGCTCGCGCTGGCGGCGTCATGGAACACCCGATCCGAAGCGCGTTCCTGCTGACACCCAACCGGGAGGTCAGGGACCGGGGGGCGGAATGGCGGGAATCGGATTCACCGGAAGTGTTCTTCCAGAAGGGATACCACCGGGAATACCGGTTCGGGGCCATCTCGATGCGACCGGGCATGGGGGTCAGCCAGGTCCAGGAACTCCTGGCTTCCGTCCTGCCCCCCATACCCGCCTGA